In the genome of Notamacropus eugenii isolate mMacEug1 chromosome 5, mMacEug1.pri_v2, whole genome shotgun sequence, one region contains:
- the LOC140503618 gene encoding sialic acid-binding Ig-like lectin 13, whose amino-acid sequence MSLIQMATGSHRVQGVIQSRSRACLFSVSSMLLLLLLPLLWEGSLSQRLNIQALVTVQEGMCAHILCTIEDYSKSSYGHSRVYGYWYKKEDFYESLMATNDPNWTVEEKDLGRFCLLGDPRMNNCSLSITDAQSSDKGEYYFYLTKGNYTQSYEKHPLYVNVTGSPNVIQKPDISIPEVLETGNPVTLNCTFSWACGGNRPFKFSWIGAALSSKSQSSGPSHSSQVSLIPGPQHHGTNLTCQVTLPGGRLSTKRTVQLNVSYAVQNMTITMAQDNRTTVVVSGNSPALVVQEGRSLHLLCAANSNPPATLNWILGNQMLASSQPSEDGVLHLDLPHLGPADGGNYTCLAQHPLGSKQASLRVSVQYSPRIINPSCFWLKEGLICTCSVQAEPAPFLLWWVGGKPVEDNSSSDTFQVTSIRSESWANSSLRVKVDRVPNITVSCEGKNPQGTHTLLFQLVPDGPMPSHEFPKGMILGVLCGAGATSLLALCLLLVKMIRKKSAEAAAAEISRRGAEDHKRPSWVDLSLHPISPDADTTPTPAAPKDGLDDLHYACLNFQAAKAGQNHGSTDPLNEYSEIKFQ is encoded by the exons atgAGCCTGATACAGATGGCCACAGGGAGCCATCGTGTTCAGGGAGTGATACAGAGCCGCAGCAGAGCCTGCCTGTTTTCAGTCTCatccatgctgctgctgctgcttctacccCTGCTCTGGGAGG GGTCCCTGTCCCAAAGACTAAATATACAAGCGTTGGTGACTGTGCAGGAGGGGATGTGTGCCCACATCCTCTGCACCATTGAAGACTACAGCAAGTCATCCTATGGCCACAGCAGAGTTTATGGCTACTGGTACAAAAAAGAAGATTTTTATGAGAGTCTTATGGCCACTAATGACCCGAATTGGACAGTGGAGGAGAAAGACCTGGGGAGATTCTGTCTCCTTGGGGATCCCAGGATGAACAATTGCTCTCTGAGCATCACAGATGCCCAGTCTTCAGACAAGGGGGAGTACTACTTCTATCTGACAAAAGGAAATTATACACAAAGTTATGAAAAGCATCCACTTTATGTGAATGTGACAG GCTCTCCAAATGTGATCCAGAAACCAGACATCTCTATTCCAGAGGTGTTAGAGACGGGAAACCCAGTGACTCTGAACTGTACATTTTCTTGGGCCTGTGGGGGAAACAGACCCTTCAAATTCTCTTGGATTGGAGCTGCCCTCTCCTCCAAGTCACAAAGCTCTGGGCCATCCCACTCCTCACAGGTCTCCCTCATCCCTGGACCCCAGCATCATGGCACCAACCTCACCTGTCAGGTGACACTTCCTGGAGGCCGTTTGAGTACAAAGAGAACTGTCCAACTCAATGTGTCCT ATGCTGTGCAGAATATGACCATCACCATGGCCCAGGACAACAGAACAACAG TTGTTGTCTCAGGAAACAGCCCAGCTCTTGTGGTGCAGGAGGGAAGGTCCCTTCACCTGCTCTGTGCTGCCAACAGCAATCCCCCTGCTACGCTGAACTGGATCCTGGGGAACCAAATGCTGGCCTCTTCCCAACCCTCAGAGGATGGAGTCCTGCACCTGGATCTGCCCCACCTGGGCCCAGCAGATGGAGGCAATTACACCTGCCTGGCTCAGCATCCTCTGGGCTCCAAGCAGGCCTCCCTGAGGGTCTCTGTGCAGT ATTCTCCAAGGATTATCAACCCATCCTGCTTCTGGCTCAAGGAGGGCTTGATCTGTACCTGTTCTGTCCAAGCAGAGCCAGCCCCCTTCTTGCTTTGGTGGGTAGGGGGGAAGCCTGTGGAGGACAACAGTAGCAGTGACACCTTCCAGGTAACATCAATCAGGTCTGAGTCCTGGGCCAACAGCAGCCTGAGAGTGAAGGTGGACAGGGTCCCCAACATCACTGTCAGCTGTGAGGGGAAGAACCCCCAGGGGACCCACACCCTGCTCTTCCAGCTGGTGCcag ATGGGCCCATGCCATCTCATGAGTTCCCAAAAGGTATGATCCTGGGTGTCCTCTGTGGAGCTGGTGCCACAAGTCTGCTAGCCCTCTGCCTTCTTCT GGTAAAGATGATCAGGAAGAAGTCAgcggaagcagcagcagcagaaataTCAAGGAGGGGAGCAGAG GATCACAAGAGACCATCCTGGGTGGACCTGTCCCTCCATCCCATTTCACCAGATGCAGACACAACCCCAACCCCAGCAGCTCCAAaggatggactagatgacttacATTATGCCTGCCTCAACTTCCAAGCAGCGAAAGCTGGACAAAACCATGGATCCACTGATCCCCTCAATGAGTACTCAGAGATTAAATTCCAATGA